One window of the Mytilus galloprovincialis chromosome 14, xbMytGall1.hap1.1, whole genome shotgun sequence genome contains the following:
- the LOC143059415 gene encoding uncharacterized protein LOC143059415, which yields MDGAKERHAQLGVFVLRLFPTIVQFILKDHITPGTLKRMYLNHTLNTKLTVTDIGLMKMLPNMDDFTIEICYKILRFENLIGEPKCKWGNIPHETEIAIADDIQRILNASNEVITKSSEEITKMFRDSYVDNVKRITGRVDAYLNGNTCQQSYQNLHIQKISVSELLQILEEVILKHPIKVIPSIMTTAGTTMMRELYSRIAIVVTEIFPDILRDILQSTISPQDMYKKCDKKFLSSCFSDQQTYLKTLKLKQSFSFLDIPIIYKLFRYFSLISPPSKGWGKDPDPTDNLIADDIERIRTLRNKIAHRCDAKIDKNTCDAFFVRFCEICERIDVYFTGKTNYEQRVIECRMCPLDIQMQTRYENAVKELENLKLHYESKPVKYYWGDTFEKNLMNLRTMIKQEKLEGNDKLRVQIVFQTESDMNDIPVSILNSLRDEINQGLNGINFVCASSGSIVLCVDILVDEMQTDEKMQLVLYSFINTILETKIISVSSAGYVDVVLIYSEENTFFEMTKKETVTSSVVNLDFDIDARHFETDEQMKAALIDIVDNVYKKSNGSGTTGEIKATVMPLEFDFAEELKEYDKSTQENTDTRHDLDHFDTDIEYEKKDQGNADLCDYSEEQVTYAQVAKEHMKGQVIQVFITYTAYFNSYNYLKSIFDI from the exons ATGGATGGTGCAAAAGAACGGCATGCTCAATTGGGAGTTTTTGTTCTGAGACTGTTTCCAACGATTGTACAGTTCATTTTAAAAGACCATATTACACCAGGAACACTTAAAAGAATGTATTTAAACCATACATTGAATACAAAACTAACGGTAACTGATATTGGTTTAATGAAAATGCTTCCAAATATGGATGATTTCACGATAGAAATCTGCTATAAAATACTTCGATTTGAAAACTTAATTGGGGAACCAAAGTGTAAATGGGGCAATATTCCGCATGAAACAGAAATTGCCATTGCTGATGATATTCAAAGGATACTTAATGCGTCCAATGAAGTTATTACCAAATCTTCAGAGGAGATTACAAAGATGTTTCGTGATTCATATGTCGACAATGTGAAAAGGATTACTGGAAGAGTTGATGCATATCTAAATGGAAACACTTGTCAGCAATCGTATCAAAATCTACATATTCAGAAAATAAGTGTATCTGAACTCCTTCAGATTCTCGAGGAAGTAATACTGAAACACCCAATTAAAG TTATTCCATCCATCATGACAACTGCTGGGACGACCATGATGAGGGAATTATACTCCAGAATTGCAATTGTAGTCACTGAAATATTTCCCGATATTCTTAGAGACATACTTCAGTCAACGATTTCTCCACAAGACATGTATAAGAAATGCGACAAAAAATTTCTTAGTTCATGCTTTTCCGACCAACAAACGTATTTGAAGACATTAAAACTAAAACAATCATTTTCTTTCTTAGATATACCCATTATTTATAAACTCTTTAGATACTTTTCATTAATATCTCCACCTTCGAAAGGATGGGGAAAAGACCCTGATCCTACTGACAATCTAATTGCGGATGATATTGAACGTATCCGAACGTTACGAAATAAAATTGCGCATAGATGTGATgcaaaaattgacaagaatacCTGTGATGCCTTCTTTGTAAGGTTTTGTGAAATTTGTGAGAGAATTGATGTTTATTTTACCGGAAAAACAAACTATGAGCAGAGAGTGATTGAATGTAGGATGTGTCCGTTGGATATCCAAATGCAGACAAGGTACGAAAATGCTGTCAAAGAATTAGAGAATCTTAAAC TGCATTACGAAAGTAAGCCGGTTAAATACTACTGGGGcgacacttttgaaaaaaatcttatgaaTCTGCGAACGATGATTAAGCAAGAAAAATTAGAAG gtAATGATAAATTGCGTGTACAAATAGTTTTTCAAACTGAGAGTGACATGAATGACATACCAGTTAGCATCCTGAACTCTCTTAGAGATGAAATCAATCAGGGATTAAACGGAATAAATTTTGTATGTGCTTCATCCGGAAGTATAGTCCTTTGTGTAGATATACTTGTTGACGAAATGCAAACAGATGAAAAAATGCAACTTGTATTATACTCGTTTATAAACACAATACTTGAGACAAAGATAATTAGCGTTTCCTCAGCTGGATATGTGGATGTTGTGTTGATATATTCTGAGG AAAACACATTCTTCGAGATGACAAAGAAAGAAACGGTTACTTCTTCTGTAGTTAACCTTGATTTCGATATTGATGCTCGTCATTTTGAAACTGATGAACAAATGAAAGCAGCACTAATTGATATTGTTGATAATGTTTATAAGAAATCAAACGGCAGTGGAACAACAGGCGAAATCAAAGCAACAGTTATGCCTTTGGAATTCG ATTTCGCAGAAGAACTTAAAGAATACGATAAATCAACTCAG GAAAATACAGACACCAGACATGATCTTGACCATTTTGATACGGATATAGAATACGAAAAGAAAGATCAG GGAAATGCAGACCTGTGTGACTATTCAGAAGAACAAGTAACATACGCACAAGTAGCAAAG